The genomic region tctgtttcactgtTTGTTTTGCAGCAAAGGAAGATACACAAAACTGCCAATTTTATGTACAGAAGCTCAGCAAAAGGAAGACTAAAAAACACCTCTACATTTGTACTTCATCCTAAATTTCCACTCATTACCTGTACAATGACTTCTTCTATCTGACCACTATTCAGTTTGTCCTGCAGTTTTTGCACATCAGTCTCCTGTGTGTTCAAATACAtacaataaaatgttttagtGAGAAGTAGAAAGCCCataaaaagcatgaaaacagtattttaaccAGATCACACTCCAGTCTTTCTCAGAACTACTATCAAATTAGCTGGCTTATATAATTTTACATTATCAAAGAAATCTCACACTCATTTGTTACTGAAAAGCAAACATCAAACCCTCAATGATAAATACAAAGAATGAATGCTATTTAATGAACCTAAAGAAGTATTAGCAGATAACGGCTTTAGTTTATATCTTGGAAAAAAGTCTTGTTCTTAGATTTTTATAGAGTCATATGCAACTTTTCAATTATCATCttaaacacacaaaaccagTATTGCACAGCTTAATATAAAAAAGCGGTTTTAAATACTGAACGCAAGGATTGTTCTAAGATACTACATTGGCCTGAGCACATACATTTTTCTGTGCAAGTGTGTGAAAATTACCACTTTTCTATGAATCTTTCAAAAAATATATGTTTGCTTCTAATTTTCACAGATCATCAGCAGGAgattaaaaattcctttaaatatGCCATCAAAATATCCCAgtcaataacaaaaataaacctcGATACTTCAATTGTTTCTGAATTGATAGCAGAAAGTTACATGTGCACCTGAGAAACAGCCAGGCACTCCAAAAATCATTTTTCTCATCCTATGAAATTTTTTTATGTGCCTTATAATGAAATAACACTGCACTTACTTTTTTCACCAACTCAAATCGCTCGTTTACAATCTGCTCAGTGTATTTCCTATAAGCTGCATCTTTGGGAATGTTTTGCAGGACACCAAGGATTTTTGTGTACAGTATTCGCAGGCGCTGAAGTGATCACAAGACATGGTTAAAATACACAGCTACAATTATTTCACTTCTTGTCCTACTAAACCTACTAAGCTACTATTTATACACAAAATATGGTATTCAATCCAGAAGTGTAAGATTAACTAAGAATTAAGTCTGAGCCACTGAACTCCATCTTGGGTGAAACAGGGATTTATCAGGACTGAAAAATTACCATTGCATTCctcaaagtaaaaagaaaaggaaaaagacagtTGCATTCTGAACACACTtgatgcaaaatgaaaaaacaatatAGGCTGTAAagtgctcttaaaaaaaaaaaaaaaaaggcaaattcatGTCTAACCCATCAGATACTGAAAATTTACCTGAGGAAGATACAAAGAGATTATaatggaggtttttttgtcacTTCTCCTCATGCTGATGCAAAGTTCTGAGTAACAAACAGATTTAAATTAAACCTAAATCTTTTATTGCTGGATTTAAATGCAGGGATAAAGGACATATTGTGGTGAATAAACTGACACTTTTGGACCAGGTAATTGTGTCTAACTGACAAGGAACAGATATCCTATTGGAACAATACAAAATAGAAGCAGAATACtaaaagaaatacaaggaagaaaaaataggaaacaaaaagaagactAGCAAAGAATCTGAGCTTCAACTAAAGCATTGTCTAGTACTTTACTCTTGGCTTTAAGTCACtgaaaaaactgaaatgtaGTAAGCTCACCCAGCAGGTGTCTGAAACGGCTGTAGACTGAGCTGGAATAATTTTTACCAAACAGTAGTGATTTTATCAATGGTTCTTTTTGACAACATTCTTAAGTATTGGagtaaaaagcatttttgaaacAGAATTGTTGTATAATAAGAAATTTCAGAGTGGAGAACTGAAGTTCTTTACTGAAGTTCTTTCAAAGCTAATGCCTCCTGAATAAGCATGATGTGGCAAACATACACTACTGAGCCTGAGGAGGCAAAAAGAAAGCCACATATTGCTACAAGAACCACCTAACGCAGTTCCTGAGTACCACTGAATTCCCATCTCAGCCCTGCTTGCCATCACAGGGCCTTGACGTCGCTTTGCACCACATGGCTGGCCTCTATCATCTAAGATCAGGCTATCCCTCTAGTATAAGTTGTTTCAGTGCTTGGGTACACCATGtagcaaagcaggaaaaatctTTTTGCCTGTGAAGTAGAAATTATATTTATGAAGAACTGAATTTAAAGAGTTCTTTGTTTTGGCATTACTGAtgaaagaaatcaaatattGGTTCATAAAATAACTTACAATGATACGCATTAAACCTTTATCACTGTGGGCAGTTTTACTAGTTTAATTAAGCTAGCACCAGATTAAGATACACAGCAGACCTACACATGCAAGCACGTCACAAAAACCTTAGATCTCACTGACAGTTTCCATTAGTACAGAACAAGATGTATGACATACCTCATGAGGGTTCTCAGCTACAGCCAATCCTACAAGTCCAGTGGTCTGCAGAGAGAGCATAAACATACTTAACACAGCTAAACATCATTTCCACactcattattttgttttgactCAATATGTACCTGACAGGGACCATTCTGTAACACCAGCCCTACCTCCTGCCATATCCCCATTATCTCAGAGTTCCAGTGCTCCAAGAGGGAGCAGCTCACCTTACCAGaatcagaatcatagaacatccTGAGTTGAAACGGACCCACAAgtatcactgagtccaactccttccctgcacagcaccatctccaagagtcacaccatgtgcctgagagcactgtccaaacgcttcttgaactctgtcaggctggtgctgtcaccacttccctggggagcctgttccagtgcccaaccaccctctgggtgaagaaccttttcatAACATCCAAACTAAACCTCCGCTGACAGAGGTCCTGTCATTGGTGACCACAGAGATCAGTGGTCAGATCTGCCCCTCGTCTTCTCCTCATGAAGAAGTTGTAGACTGCCATGAGGTGCCCCCTCggcctcctccaggctgaacagaccaagggCCTCCGCCACTCCTCATAGGGCTTCCCCTacaggcccttcaccatctttctTGCCCACCTTTGGATGCTAATAGCTCAGTATCTTTCTCAAATCGCGATGACGAAAACGGCACACAATACTCAAGGTGAGGCCgctccagtgcagagcagaacGGCACAATCCCCTCCGACCgcctggcgatgctgtgcctgatgcccaccAAGTGGCTGCTGAGGCAGCTCCGGTGCCCTCGCCTCCTGCCGCCCCACACCGCGAgcccgccgcccccggggaCCGGGGAGGGGACCCGGGCCCTGCGCTGCCCTCGGCCTTTCCCTTGCAGGGTGCCCCGCTCGCTCTCACCCCGCGGCTCGTACACCCCCTGCCCTCTCCCCAGAAAGGACGACCCCGCGCAGCAGCGGGACCTGGACACGGCTCAAGGCCCCCGGCGGCGCCTCACCTTCCTCAGCGCCCCCGCCATGGCCGCGCTCGTGGCGCCCTCAGAGGACGCGGCGGAGGGCGCCGGGCTGCGCATGCGCCGCAGCGGCCCGGGCCGGCGCTGTGCG from Corvus hawaiiensis isolate bCorHaw1 chromosome 4, bCorHaw1.pri.cur, whole genome shotgun sequence harbors:
- the NDUFA5 gene encoding NADH dehydrogenase [ubiquinone] 1 alpha subcomplex subunit 5 gives rise to the protein MRSPAPSAASSEGATSAAMAGALRKTTGLVGLAVAENPHERLRILYTKILGVLQNIPKDAAYRKYTEQIVNERFELVKKETDVQKLQDKLNSGQIEEVIVQAENELSLARKMIQWKPWEPLVEEPPSDQWRWPI